The Pyrus communis chromosome 14, drPyrComm1.1, whole genome shotgun sequence sequence AGGGGTAGAGTTAGAGATCGAGGAACTAGAGGTAGAGGCTGCTCGGGCAGCTGCTGTTGTTGCAGAAACTTCCAAGGCATTGAGTGCCACCCGAGCATCGCCATCGCAGTTGGCGGAGATGAAATGGATGGCCTCATCATTGACATGTACATGCATCCGCACACCGGGAGCCAATCCCTTATCGGAGTCATTGGCGGCCCGCTTGAGAAGGAGCTCAACCGCGTGGGGTCTCAGAGGGTGGAGAACAAGAACTCGGCAGCGAGACAAGAGCGGCCTGATCAAATGGAAGGAAGGGTTCTCGGTGGTGGCCCCCATGAAGACTATACTGCCGTCTTCGATGACGGGCAAGAACGAGTCCTGCTGTGACTTGTTGAACCTGTGAACCTCGTCCACGAACAGCACTGTTTGTTTTTTCTTAGCCGCCTGTTTCTTCTTGCGGGCCTCGTCGATAGCGTCCCTCACGTCTTTAACCCCGCAAGTGACGGCGGACAACGAAACGAATCGGTAGGAGGAGCAAGGGCGGGAGGCGGAATTGATGATGGATTTGGCAAGGGAGGTCTTGCCGACGCCTGGTGGACCCCAGAACACAAGAGAAGGGAGACGTTCGCAGTCGATTGCGGAGCGGAGCAGAGAGTTTGGGGCAAGTAGGTGGTCTTGGCCCACGACGTCGTCTAAGGTGCGAGGGCGCATGCGCTCCGACAACGGCTCGTTGGTGTTGTTGTCGGCATTTTTGGGGTTTGCTGGGATCGCTAGTTTGAGACGTTTCGACTTGGAGAGTGGAGCTTCTTCTTCTGGCCCCTCTCCCCCTGCGGCTGGGGTGGATTCCGATTCCTCTTGTAGTTTGCGAGCGGAAGCGGGGACGGGACGTGGAGAATCGGAGGAAGGAGGCTTGGACTGGAACAGAAAGAAGCGGTCGAGCTTGGGTTGGCAAGGCCGCCCGGATGAAATCGGGCTCGGATTCGTGCTAGGGCCGGCGGATGTGGATGATTCGCGGTTGAGAATCCATTCTGTGGCCTTGAGAATGGAGTTGCCCCCTGTTCCTGTGGCAGCTAGGGCTTGGGCCGCCAACTCGCTGGGGAAGCCCATGCTCAGCAGCTGCTCCATTTCCATCTCTCTGGAGTCTGGTttgtgttttcttcttttattaaatAAGAGAAAAACGATAAATCCAAATAAAAGAACAAGGCAGCGATTGAATCTGTCGGATCTCAAATTCCAATCGATTTCAacccattttctcagcaaccagaGGCTTGGGATCTCAAATTCATCGTCTTGGAGATTGGGCTCTGCTTAATCGGCGAAAAATTGGATCCCTTGTGAGAAGTGGAAGCGCAGATTCGATTCGGCGATGGAGAAGACGATTTAACGCAGGAGAACGCGAGAGAGAGACGACGGAAGGAATGCGGGCGcacgagagagagaggagatggATTGAGATGGGATTGCGAAACCCTTGTTACTAAACCCTTGTTTtaagagaaaattagaattaaatatctcatttcatttttttttaaactaaacatttatgttttttaagttttttattaaccttttgaaacatttgattAAAATATTCAGACTTGaactgtgacagcccgtcctggacttttcgtaccgtaggggtaaaatgacggttttgcccctagtatgtttgtttgttg is a genomic window containing:
- the LOC137715954 gene encoding uncharacterized protein, with translation MEMEQLLSMGFPSELAAQALAATGTGGNSILKATEWILNRESSTSAGPSTNPSPISSGRPCQPKLDRFFLFQSKPPSSDSPRPVPASARKLQEESESTPAAGGEGPEEEAPLSKSKRLKLAIPANPKNADNNTNEPLSERMRPRTLDDVVGQDHLLAPNSLLRSAIDCERLPSLVFWGPPGVGKTSLAKSIINSASRPCSSYRFVSLSAVTCGVKDVRDAIDEARKKKQAAKKKQTVLFVDEVHRFNKSQQDSFLPVIEDGSIVFMGATTENPSFHLIRPLLSRCRVLVLHPLRPHAVELLLKRAANDSDKGLAPGVRMHVHVNDEAIHFISANCDGDARVALNALEVSATTAAARAASTSSSSISNSTPTSTNDDDDHDHNKLVATAVVTLEDAKEALQCKHVASDKAGEEHYNLISALHKSMRGSDANAAIYWLARMLEGGQEPLYIARRLVRFASEDVGLADPSALSQAVACHQACHFLGMPECNVILAQCVAYLALAPKSVAVYKAIGSAQQVVRDSVGQNEGVPLHLRNAPTKLMKELGYANGYIYPPDNPSASATQAYLPPSLEGYKFLDWPITSNSTKTKSDG